One genomic window of Leptospira paudalimensis includes the following:
- the purF gene encoding amidophosphoribosyltransferase, translated as MILQSDKPKEECAIFGIYNSKEAANFTYLGLYSMQHRGQESSGIVSTDGSHLYRYANMGLVANIFTQPKIKELIGDSAIGHNRYSTTGASFLRNAQPIRVESHLGPVALAHNGNLVNSWDIRNKLERDGSIFQTTIDSEVIVHLMAKSHKTDLLEALCESLAQVRGAYSLLVLTPRYLIAVRDPNGFRPLVMGKRSDGAIVFASETCAFDITETEYVRDVEPGEMVVIDHTGMRSLYPFPKAKPSLCIFEYIYFARPDSYIFEESVYKVRKSLGRQLARVMPVEADVIIPVPDSANIAALGYSEESGIPYQSGLVRSHYIGRTFIEPDQKIRDFGAKIKYNVVKEVVNGKRVVIIDDSVMRGTTSRKIIKMIRNAGAKEIHFRVSAPPTVAPCYYGIDIPTHKELIASTHTIEEIQKYLRVDSLAYLTLDTMHKAVEGHKGGGFCDACFTSNYPVEFQDHAGNQKSLFTEYATEE; from the coding sequence ATGATTCTCCAATCTGACAAACCAAAAGAAGAATGTGCCATATTCGGCATCTACAATAGCAAGGAAGCTGCTAATTTTACCTACCTAGGTTTGTACTCGATGCAACACCGTGGCCAGGAGTCCAGTGGGATTGTCTCTACCGATGGTTCTCACTTATACCGGTATGCCAACATGGGCCTCGTGGCAAATATCTTCACCCAACCGAAGATCAAAGAGCTCATAGGGGATTCGGCCATTGGTCACAACCGGTATTCCACAACGGGAGCCAGTTTTCTAAGGAATGCACAGCCCATCCGCGTGGAATCCCACTTAGGTCCTGTGGCTCTTGCCCACAATGGAAACCTGGTCAACTCTTGGGACATTCGAAATAAGCTCGAAAGAGACGGATCGATCTTCCAAACCACCATCGATTCCGAAGTCATTGTCCACTTAATGGCAAAAAGCCATAAAACAGACCTTCTCGAAGCTCTCTGTGAATCTCTCGCACAAGTGCGAGGAGCCTATTCTTTGTTAGTTTTAACTCCAAGATACCTCATTGCCGTTCGGGATCCAAATGGATTTCGTCCACTTGTGATGGGGAAACGTTCTGACGGAGCAATTGTCTTCGCATCGGAAACTTGTGCGTTCGATATCACCGAAACAGAATATGTAAGGGATGTGGAACCTGGTGAGATGGTTGTGATTGATCACACAGGAATGAGGTCTCTTTATCCATTCCCAAAAGCAAAACCAAGCCTCTGTATTTTTGAATACATCTACTTTGCAAGACCTGATTCGTATATCTTTGAAGAGTCGGTTTATAAAGTAAGAAAGTCTCTTGGCCGCCAACTTGCACGCGTTATGCCAGTAGAAGCAGATGTCATCATACCAGTGCCGGATTCTGCAAATATTGCGGCTCTTGGTTACAGTGAAGAGTCAGGGATTCCTTACCAAAGTGGTCTTGTTCGTTCCCATTACATTGGTCGAACCTTCATTGAACCAGACCAAAAGATTCGGGACTTTGGTGCCAAAATCAAATACAATGTGGTGAAGGAAGTTGTGAATGGGAAACGTGTTGTTATCATTGACGACTCGGTAATGCGAGGTACCACAAGCCGTAAGATCATCAAGATGATCCGGAATGCTGGAGCCAAAGAAATCCATTTCCGCGTATCGGCACCACCTACCGTTGCCCCATGTTATTATGGAATTGATATTCCAACTCACAAAGAACTCATTGCGTCTACACATACCATTGAAGAAATTCAAAAGTACCTTCGTGTGGATTCCCTTGCGTATTTAACATTAGATACAATGCATAAGGCAGTGGAAGGACATAAAGGTGGTGGGTTTTGTGATGCATGTTTTACATCTAATTACCCTGTCGAATTCCAAGACCATGCGGGAAACCAAAAGTCACTCTTTACGGAATACGCAACGGAAGAGTGA
- a CDS encoding Crp/Fnr family transcriptional regulator: MSFFQMVTFPANSYIIVEGKKDANNFYIIREGKVRVTRETAVVGEDPNQVLGPGDFFGVVAAMSQHPQIESATSLTNVSLISVSYDQFGTLIQKSTAVAMNIIRFFSMKLRQFDTTITRLSFRNAVEEDPNELFKIGEYYFQQQNTSHATFAYQSYLKHLPNGQFVPQAKLRLQTINQPFQSAPIDYTKFNRNYKDSEMIFCEHEPGKELFILQSGKVKISKIVNQNEVMLAVLQAGDIFGEMAILDNKPRSASAVAAGDVELLAINKANFEGMVKAQPQLATRLITLLSERIWIAYKQLANLLLKDPQGRIVDTLMTLAEKNRIKVAPKQAYNFEIGTKDLLKMVGLTDPKDELIISDIMKNNKFIRLDMGKIVCSDMAELEKLVQFYHKKANMENKLKKLK, from the coding sequence ATGTCGTTTTTTCAAATGGTTACTTTCCCAGCGAACTCCTACATCATTGTAGAGGGGAAAAAGGATGCGAACAATTTCTATATCATCCGTGAGGGGAAGGTACGTGTCACTCGTGAGACAGCTGTTGTTGGTGAGGACCCCAATCAGGTTTTAGGACCTGGTGACTTTTTTGGTGTTGTTGCTGCAATGAGCCAACACCCACAGATTGAATCTGCGACTTCCCTTACCAATGTATCTTTAATCTCTGTTAGTTACGATCAATTTGGAACTCTCATCCAAAAATCAACTGCAGTTGCGATGAATATCATTCGTTTCTTCTCAATGAAGTTACGACAATTTGATACAACAATCACCAGGTTATCCTTTCGAAATGCTGTTGAAGAAGATCCAAACGAACTTTTTAAGATTGGGGAATATTATTTCCAACAGCAAAATACATCACACGCAACTTTTGCTTACCAAAGTTATTTAAAACACCTTCCCAATGGTCAATTTGTACCGCAGGCAAAACTGCGATTACAAACCATAAACCAACCTTTCCAATCAGCTCCGATTGATTATACAAAGTTCAATCGTAATTATAAAGATAGCGAAATGATCTTTTGTGAACATGAACCAGGTAAAGAACTCTTCATCTTACAAAGTGGAAAGGTAAAAATTTCAAAAATCGTAAACCAAAACGAGGTGATGCTCGCGGTTCTCCAAGCTGGGGACATTTTTGGTGAGATGGCAATCTTAGATAATAAACCACGTTCTGCTTCTGCGGTAGCAGCGGGTGATGTGGAACTCCTAGCGATTAACAAAGCCAACTTTGAAGGTATGGTAAAAGCGCAACCTCAGCTTGCGACTCGACTCATCACACTTTTGTCCGAACGGATTTGGATTGCATACAAACAATTAGCAAACCTACTCCTCAAAGACCCACAAGGTCGAATTGTGGACACACTTATGACCCTGGCAGAAAAAAATCGAATCAAAGTAGCGCCGAAACAAGCCTATAATTTTGAGATTGGAACCAAAGACCTACTGAAGATGGTGGGTCTCACTGATCCTAAAGACGAACTGATCATTTCCGATATCATGAAAAATAATAAATTTATTCGATTGGACATGGGAAAAATTGTTTGTTCCGACATGGCAGAATTGGAAAAACTCGTCCAATTCTATCATAAAAAGGCTAATATGGAGAATAAGCTCAAGAAGTTGAAATAA
- a CDS encoding ribonuclease D produces MQINSNYILVDTAKALDLALINLRQSKIMSIDTESSGYYTYYPKVCLIQINSNGKNYLIDPLKITNLSALGPLFEDPNILKIFHSAQDDIKALKRDFGFKFVNTADTMISSRLLSLEQSSLSFVVEHYHKVTLSKVEQKSNWEIRPLQKQQLKYAALDTAYLESIWLKMEEELKRRTLYDEAISEFEFIASEEYVAKEGEGFSLGKFPDILNFTPLERRKILELLRYRDEKAKRINKASFRVFNNDRLSQAVKGHPNEEKCVEWFGKKDGTEIFKLLTAEYNDPIDTSELSKRHGEDLNEDENHKFENAKKWRLRIMRARRMEHSLLPSNKQLITILKAAPKDLEELKALHVFSDWKVQNYGPSLLAAIQGLPFDSMINRLVAIRSKEAFVAKRRKKQNQNSKDEG; encoded by the coding sequence ATGCAAATCAATTCCAACTATATTCTCGTCGATACAGCAAAAGCGTTAGATTTGGCCCTGATCAATCTAAGACAGTCCAAAATCATGTCGATTGACACAGAGTCTTCGGGTTATTACACATATTACCCCAAAGTTTGTCTCATTCAGATCAATTCCAATGGCAAAAACTACCTAATTGACCCACTAAAGATCACAAATTTGTCAGCTCTCGGTCCTTTGTTTGAAGATCCCAATATTCTGAAAATCTTCCATTCCGCACAAGATGACATCAAAGCCCTCAAACGCGACTTTGGATTCAAATTTGTGAACACGGCAGATACAATGATCAGTTCTCGTTTATTGTCTTTAGAACAAAGTTCGTTATCATTTGTCGTGGAACATTACCACAAAGTGACTCTCTCCAAAGTGGAACAAAAGTCGAATTGGGAAATCCGTCCCTTACAAAAACAACAACTTAAATATGCTGCTCTCGACACTGCCTATTTGGAATCCATTTGGTTAAAAATGGAGGAAGAACTCAAACGTAGGACTCTGTATGACGAAGCTATTTCCGAATTTGAATTCATTGCATCAGAAGAATACGTAGCAAAAGAAGGAGAAGGTTTTTCTCTTGGAAAATTTCCTGACATCCTCAACTTCACACCACTCGAACGAAGGAAAATTTTAGAACTCCTTCGTTACCGAGATGAAAAAGCAAAACGAATTAATAAAGCAAGTTTTCGTGTGTTTAATAACGACCGATTGTCACAAGCGGTAAAGGGACATCCGAACGAAGAAAAATGTGTGGAATGGTTTGGAAAAAAAGATGGAACCGAAATTTTCAAACTTTTGACTGCTGAATACAATGATCCTATTGATACTTCTGAACTATCAAAACGACATGGCGAAGACTTAAACGAAGACGAAAACCATAAATTCGAAAATGCAAAAAAATGGCGTCTCCGCATTATGCGCGCTAGACGAATGGAACATTCACTTCTGCCTTCGAATAAACAACTCATCACAATTCTAAAAGCAGCTCCTAAAGATTTAGAAGAGTTAAAGGCCCTCCATGTGTTTTCCGATTGGAAAGTGCAAAATTATGGACCAAGTTTACTTGCTGCCATCCAAGGACTACCTTTTGATTCGATGATCAACCGTTTGGTGGCGATTCGTTCCAAGGAAGCATTTGTTGCCAAACGTAGGAAAAAACAAAACCAAAACTCGAAAGACGAGGGTTGA
- the queC gene encoding 7-cyano-7-deazaguanine synthase QueC produces the protein MVSVSDSTNKSQSEKKGAVVLLSGGLDSTTCLYVAAKEFGFPKNKKLPILALSFDYSQKHKIELIKSKKIAKELGVKHVIQKLDPGFFLGSSLTEKKIKVRKNAKSLFNGNDKEIPNTYVPGRNILFLSFALSLAEGHGYDSIYIGVNALDYSGYPDCRPEFIESFQKMANLGTKKGVSGIGDSIQIRTPLLHLGKKEIIELGFQVDAPLHLTHSCYDPVLGKPCGKCDSCILRAKGFLEVGLPDPALKN, from the coding sequence ATGGTTTCCGTTTCGGATTCCACAAACAAATCCCAATCGGAAAAAAAAGGTGCCGTCGTACTTTTGTCAGGTGGTCTAGATTCTACTACTTGTCTTTATGTTGCCGCAAAGGAATTTGGTTTCCCCAAAAACAAAAAACTACCGATCCTCGCTCTTTCGTTTGATTATTCCCAAAAACATAAAATTGAACTCATCAAAAGTAAAAAAATAGCAAAAGAACTCGGAGTCAAACACGTGATCCAAAAATTGGATCCAGGATTTTTTTTAGGAAGTTCTCTTACTGAAAAAAAAATTAAAGTGAGAAAAAACGCCAAATCACTGTTTAATGGTAATGATAAAGAGATTCCGAATACCTATGTCCCTGGTCGTAACATTTTATTTTTATCGTTTGCTTTGTCTCTAGCGGAAGGCCATGGATATGATTCCATTTACATTGGAGTGAATGCTTTAGATTATTCTGGGTATCCCGATTGTCGGCCTGAGTTTATCGAATCCTTTCAAAAGATGGCAAATCTCGGGACAAAAAAAGGAGTCAGTGGTATTGGTGATTCCATCCAAATTAGAACACCCCTCCTTCATCTTGGGAAAAAAGAAATTATAGAACTAGGATTCCAAGTAGACGCTCCACTCCACCTAACGCATTCTTGTTATGATCCTGTTCTTGGGAAACCTTGTGGAAAATGTGATTCTTGCATTTTAAGAGCAAAAGGTTTTTTAGAAGTTGGACTTCCGGATCCAGCCTTAAAAAACTAA
- a CDS encoding NUDIX hydrolase, with the protein MLPYESFVEKLSRDFDSIPETSETKSGVIFPLFGSNTTAEGIILTERAKHLKSHPGQISFPGGVMETSDRNLLVTALREWEEEMGVKQTTLDVLGKLEGLHTRTGFHITPFLAKYNGDFSFSKNVDEVERVILLPFSELWTKPFYAIEIPNREPKHFAYYFDLPDGLLWGATCEMILRFLKEHSSFDRTPKLVKPNLVKPPFLDPKSL; encoded by the coding sequence ATGTTACCCTACGAGTCCTTTGTCGAAAAACTTTCAAGGGACTTTGATTCGATCCCAGAGACATCGGAAACCAAATCTGGTGTCATTTTCCCTTTGTTTGGTTCTAACACAACTGCCGAAGGGATCATCCTCACAGAACGTGCCAAACACCTAAAATCACACCCTGGTCAAATTTCCTTTCCAGGTGGTGTGATGGAAACATCAGACCGCAATTTACTGGTCACTGCCCTTCGCGAATGGGAAGAGGAGATGGGTGTCAAACAAACTACCCTTGATGTACTCGGCAAACTGGAAGGACTCCACACACGCACGGGGTTTCACATTACTCCATTTTTAGCGAAATACAATGGGGATTTTTCTTTTTCCAAAAATGTAGATGAGGTGGAACGAGTGATCCTCCTTCCCTTTTCCGAACTTTGGACAAAACCTTTTTATGCAATTGAGATCCCCAATCGAGAACCAAAACATTTTGCGTATTATTTTGATTTGCCAGATGGACTTTTGTGGGGAGCAACCTGTGAAATGATCCTTCGTTTTTTGAAAGAACATTCTTCTTTTGATCGTACACCTAAATTGGTCAAACCGAACCTGGTAAAACCTCCCTTTTTAGATCCCAAATCCCTCTAA
- the queD gene encoding 6-carboxytetrahydropterin synthase QueD yields MEEIELSKTFGFEAAHFLPNVPEGHKCKRMHGHSFRFAVYLKGEINPHTGWIMDFGELKSIVKPILDEHLDHYVLNDVPGLENPTSENIAVWLWNQLKPKLPLLDKITLYETCTSSCVYRGPKK; encoded by the coding sequence ATGGAAGAGATCGAACTTTCCAAAACCTTTGGTTTTGAAGCTGCCCATTTTTTACCAAATGTCCCAGAAGGACACAAATGCAAACGAATGCACGGTCATAGTTTTCGTTTTGCTGTGTATCTAAAGGGTGAAATCAATCCGCATACAGGTTGGATCATGGACTTTGGGGAACTGAAATCCATCGTAAAACCAATCTTAGACGAACATTTGGACCATTATGTATTAAATGATGTTCCAGGGTTAGAAAATCCAACGAGCGAAAATATAGCTGTATGGCTTTGGAACCAACTTAAACCAAAACTTCCACTACTCGATAAAATCACTCTTTACGAAACTTGTACAAGTTCCTGTGTGTATAGAGGACCGAAAAAATAA
- a CDS encoding STAS domain-containing protein yields the protein MSDKILVEEKGNTIRVRFMDQILDGNAPELREILADILEKNVQEIYLDLEKVVIVSSLGISRLLSFKNKADEKKMTVKIVNIQDKLKETLKKLMLDQFFGI from the coding sequence ATGAGCGATAAGATATTAGTGGAAGAAAAGGGAAACACGATCCGTGTTCGCTTTATGGATCAAATCCTGGACGGAAATGCGCCCGAATTACGGGAAATTTTGGCAGATATTTTGGAAAAGAATGTCCAAGAGATTTATTTGGATTTGGAAAAAGTTGTCATCGTGAGTTCCCTCGGGATCTCTCGTCTCCTTTCGTTTAAGAACAAAGCGGATGAAAAGAAAATGACCGTCAAAATTGTAAACATCCAAGACAAGTTAAAAGAAACTCTGAAAAAATTGATGTTAGATCAGTTTTTTGGAATCTAA
- a CDS encoding tetratricopeptide repeat protein encodes MRQNSNIRKCFVLGIVCLFCLGLGVFHPLLAERSTQSVFAKERDKQADLLYQKAKEFLEDRNHYQSVETCKSFLILYPGHPKTREVRKTLSANYRMTGDILALAENELKIYKEFPNTEEGLESYLLSGKAYVRMGREDKAYQIFQDIIKNTYSSKIAQEAELELTQMEILGESKNK; translated from the coding sequence ATGAGACAGAATTCTAATATTCGGAAGTGTTTTGTTCTGGGAATTGTATGCCTTTTCTGTTTGGGATTGGGAGTTTTCCATCCCCTTCTCGCTGAACGTTCCACCCAATCTGTTTTTGCCAAAGAAAGGGACAAACAAGCAGACCTTCTTTACCAAAAGGCAAAAGAATTTTTAGAAGATCGTAACCATTACCAATCTGTCGAAACCTGCAAAAGTTTTTTGATTTTGTACCCTGGGCATCCCAAAACGAGAGAAGTTCGAAAAACCTTAAGTGCTAATTACCGAATGACAGGGGACATTTTGGCTCTCGCAGAGAATGAACTCAAAATCTACAAAGAATTTCCCAATACAGAAGAAGGCCTAGAATCTTACTTATTGTCTGGGAAAGCCTATGTGCGAATGGGCAGAGAAGACAAAGCGTATCAGATTTTTCAGGACATTATCAAAAATACGTATTCGAGTAAAATTGCCCAAGAAGCAGAATTAGAACTGACTCAGATGGAAATTTTAGGAGAGAGTAAAAATAAGTAA
- a CDS encoding SBBP repeat-containing protein gives MIDFKNHNLKTELKSLMRMYILIFYYILIISFTFQCKPSVLNNPSDFQSKSFLETQILKCMLNGWDCIELPQNNQGNKLWTKIFGQSGTFQTFGNSSAVERSGNVYMVGTTTGSIFGQTKISPTSENDIIIAKFKPDGQLIWAKQTGSTVTSSTYVELSHIDIFGNLYLIGSANTPFNELGSIGAGSLLIKVNSSGVILWTRVVPTGGETLGYGVTSDPWGNVYITGNTEEQLLNGQSATGARNTFIFKYNPVGDLVWTKLFDSTGISSYGQNIQYEVTTQSLIVSGQISATAQFFNKTPPGSITDSYIVSFDLNGNLKWVQLIGGTGFATQIRTMSVDQKGSIYVAGDTNGNLESNTIDGASVQFLTRLNIFGDKIWTKMLGGGGSSVTLVGGLYADNSGHLYSFGKTNGNLLGISKLGNNDAYLAKYDLKGNIEWIRLSGNTSIDLTGRGISSDRFGVLYVTGFTSGSFDGQNKLGTYDAFLIKYE, from the coding sequence ATGATTGATTTTAAAAATCACAATTTAAAAACGGAATTGAAAAGTTTGATGCGAATGTATATTTTAATATTCTATTATATTCTTATCATTAGTTTTACATTTCAATGTAAACCATCTGTTTTGAATAATCCTTCTGATTTCCAATCCAAATCATTTTTGGAAACACAGATTTTGAAATGTATGTTGAATGGTTGGGATTGTATTGAGCTGCCGCAAAACAACCAAGGGAATAAACTGTGGACCAAAATTTTTGGTCAATCTGGCACGTTCCAAACATTTGGAAATTCGTCTGCAGTAGAACGAAGTGGAAATGTATACATGGTAGGGACTACCACTGGATCTATTTTTGGACAAACCAAAATATCACCCACTTCAGAAAATGATATTATAATCGCAAAATTCAAACCTGATGGCCAATTGATTTGGGCAAAACAAACAGGTAGCACTGTTACAAGTTCGACCTATGTGGAGTTGTCACATATCGATATATTCGGTAATTTATACCTGATAGGTTCTGCAAATACTCCATTCAATGAGCTTGGATCAATTGGAGCTGGATCATTGCTTATCAAAGTTAATAGTTCTGGAGTGATTCTTTGGACAAGAGTTGTCCCTACTGGAGGGGAAACATTGGGATATGGAGTCACATCTGACCCATGGGGAAATGTATACATTACTGGAAACACAGAGGAACAACTGCTAAATGGTCAATCTGCAACAGGTGCACGAAATACTTTTATCTTTAAATATAATCCTGTTGGAGATTTAGTTTGGACAAAACTTTTTGATAGCACTGGGATTTCTTCCTATGGTCAAAACATTCAGTATGAAGTCACAACTCAGTCTTTGATCGTGTCTGGGCAAATTAGTGCAACAGCTCAATTTTTTAATAAGACTCCTCCTGGATCTATAACTGATTCATATATCGTATCATTTGATTTAAATGGTAATTTGAAATGGGTACAATTGATTGGTGGAACAGGGTTTGCAACTCAAATTCGAACTATGTCTGTTGATCAAAAAGGATCCATTTACGTCGCAGGTGACACCAATGGAAATTTGGAAAGTAATACCATAGATGGAGCTTCTGTTCAATTTTTAACTCGTTTGAATATTTTCGGAGATAAAATTTGGACAAAAATGTTAGGTGGTGGTGGCTCAAGTGTTACTCTTGTGGGTGGCCTTTACGCAGATAATTCCGGTCATTTGTATTCATTTGGTAAAACAAATGGTAATTTATTGGGGATTAGCAAATTAGGAAACAATGATGCTTATTTGGCGAAATATGATTTAAAGGGAAATATAGAATGGATTCGGTTGTCAGGAAATACATCCATTGATTTGACGGGACGAGGGATTTCATCAGATCGTTTTGGTGTTTTGTATGTCACTGGATTTACTTCAGGTAGTTTTGATGGCCAAAACAAATTAGGGACATACGACGCATTCCTCATCAAATATGAATGA
- a CDS encoding vWA domain-containing protein, giving the protein MFIFSLFLFFSYPHSIIPQIPNNKRYVFILDASGSMSEKWDGKTRMAVAKEKLIQVLSGLPKDASVGLVAYGNRIAGCQSARLYHPIQRGGASVVSQKLATIVPAGSTPIAQTLQVVGEYLLSDQIETEIIFISDGVESCEGDPKSVLYNWRQSGKKFRLQILGIDIDPKGEEDLKRLSILGEGNYFPLKGPEDYDRSFQKIFSHLQTPETNGNFTNIPVIPIDSSLPTTANTGKIQIVNILPYEDGMENGYIINYEYSATQPTEYMIQFYLYPAEEKRRSFPIPPLRERRMGDLVSQKIELKLGKEGKGKFVIPLPPGKRMKSSLELWDMTGVPKIIALSEEKPIHDKSNFDRNEK; this is encoded by the coding sequence TTGTTTATCTTTTCACTTTTTTTGTTTTTTTCATATCCACATTCCATTATTCCCCAAATACCAAATAACAAACGCTATGTGTTTATTTTAGACGCGAGTGGTTCCATGTCCGAAAAATGGGATGGCAAAACACGAATGGCCGTCGCCAAAGAAAAACTCATTCAAGTGTTAAGTGGACTGCCTAAAGATGCAAGTGTTGGTCTTGTGGCATATGGAAACCGAATTGCCGGTTGCCAATCGGCAAGATTGTACCACCCCATCCAAAGAGGAGGAGCATCCGTTGTGAGTCAAAAACTCGCAACAATTGTCCCTGCTGGTTCTACTCCCATCGCCCAAACCTTACAAGTCGTCGGCGAATACTTGTTAAGTGACCAAATTGAAACTGAAATAATTTTTATCTCCGATGGAGTCGAAAGTTGTGAAGGGGATCCAAAATCTGTTTTGTACAATTGGCGCCAGTCAGGAAAAAAATTTCGCCTCCAGATCCTTGGCATCGACATTGATCCGAAGGGAGAAGAAGATTTAAAACGCCTATCCATTTTAGGAGAAGGAAATTATTTTCCATTAAAAGGACCAGAAGACTACGACCGTTCTTTCCAAAAAATTTTTTCCCATTTGCAAACACCAGAAACAAATGGAAACTTCACAAACATTCCTGTCATACCTATAGATTCCTCACTCCCAACCACTGCAAACACTGGTAAAATCCAAATCGTCAATATTTTACCCTATGAAGACGGAATGGAAAATGGGTATATCATAAATTATGAATATTCTGCAACCCAACCTACCGAATACATGATCCAATTTTACTTATACCCAGCAGAAGAAAAACGCAGGAGTTTTCCGATCCCTCCACTTCGGGAAAGGCGCATGGGGGACCTCGTTAGCCAAAAAATCGAATTGAAATTGGGCAAAGAAGGAAAAGGAAAATTTGTGATCCCCTTACCTCCTGGAAAACGAATGAAATCATCCCTCGAACTCTGGGATATGACAGGTGTTCCGAAAATTATTGCCCTTTCGGAAGAAAAACCCATTCACGATAAATCCAATTTTGACCGAAATGAAAAGTAA